The Chryseolinea soli nucleotide sequence CCCATTCCCTTTATGAAAAAAAACAAAGCATTTTTGTTTCTGACCGTCCTTGCCGCTGTCACGGCCTGTAAAGACAACGATTCGCAACCGGCAAATGCCATCACGACCGATGAAGCCGCTGTGATCGTTTCCTCTTCGCTGGCCTCCAACACTTCCGGCTTCACATCGGTCTCCGCCAAGGCTTCGGGTGTAACGGAAGACCTGCTGGCCGACAATGCCGGCGGCCGCGTAGATGCTTGCGGCATTTCACAGAACATCGCCTTCTCGGGCTCCAGTCCAGCCGGCGACACCACCAACGTCTACGCCTATGATTTCAGCTACAAGTTCCGCCTGGTCTGCAACGACGACAACACGCCGAAAGAAGTGTCGATCGACATCAGCTTCAGCGGTTCCTTCGACACCCCCAAGTTGAAAGCTTCACACACCGGCGTTTCCGAACTTGACGTGACCGCCCTGGCCGACACTACAAAAAGCTTTTTGCTGAACGGTCTCTACAAACGCAGCGGCTCTTTTGAAAACAAAGAGAAGAAAACTTCCGGCAACAGTAGCATCGAAATTACACTTACCGATCTGGTAATTGACAAGCACTCACACAAGATCATCAGTGGCAAGGGTACCTATTCCATCACCGGCACCGTGCCCGGCAAAGGCGACTTCAGCTACACCGGCGACATCACCTTTGAAGGCAGCGACAAGGCCATCCTGGATGTGCGTGGCGACAAGTTTGATATCGATTTGAAGGCCGGTGGCGTAAACAAGAAAAATTCTTAAACGGAAGATTTCCGAACGGAAAAATTTCTGCTCACCAAGGGCCCTTTCTATTAACAAAAGATCCGGTATGTGCCGGATCTTTTTTATTGTCCATATCACTGGGGCTCTCCATGTTTTTTTGTTGATACAAATCGTTCATATTTGTCATCGTGACAAAAAAATAACCGACACGAAGGCATCAATTGTTGTGCGGGCGCTAACTTTTGTTAAAAATCCACCGGCGCCCAAAAGGTCACCCGCTTTGTTAAAAATAACCGTCTCTATAACATGCAAAAATAACCCCGGTTTTATTATCGGTGAGATACGTGCAATTGGTCACACTGTCTGATTTGAAAATAAGTAGTTCATCTCCCACTACTACTGCGCGACCCGAAAGAATAGTGTCGGGCAATGCTAAGGCGCGATAATCTGAGTTGTGGATCTGGTAGTTTTTCTCGTTGTATAGAAAGTCTATTCCTTCGTCGGTCCGGTGGACCGTGACAGCTTTTCCTTGCTGGTCCAGCAGTTCTTGCGTTTTGATCTCGTCGGGATAGTAGCCGTGATAAACGTTGCGTTGGTAACCAAACAGGTTTGTCCAAAGGTGGATGGCTGCGTTTCTTGGGCCGTGTGTAAAGGGCTCATGCCCATACACGATACAACCTGAGGTCGAACGCCACACCCGGTATTGTGGATCGAGATTAAAAAGTTCCGGCAGTGGATAGCCAACCGTGAGTGTGGTGGCCCTGCCGGAAAAATAGCCTATCGTTCCGATCATGAAATTGATGACGGGAACAAGGATCCAAGCCGAAAAGAAAAGCAATCGCCAAGCCCTCCGGCGGTCGTGTCTGATCAACAAAATAAAAACGATCAACCAAAAAATAGCCACAACGTAGGCGATCTCAAAAAGCAAAAACGCAGGCCACGAGGTGAGGCATGCTATCCAGAACAATTTTCGATAGATATTTTTGCGCCGTCTGTCAGACATCATTATTGTCCTAAACGGGGGCGCGCCGATTACTGTTTCACGGAGGCCCGCATAGGATACATCTCATACGTATTGATCGTCAGCGCCGGGTCTTTCGACATCAGCGCCCTGGCTTCGTCCTCACTCTCCACGCAAACAATGGCCAAACCCCACACGCCTTTGGGATCGAGGACGGGGCCGTAAACGAGCAGCTTCCCGTTTTCGAGCGACGGCTTCCAGTATTCGATGTGTTGCAGCATAACATTTCTCTCTGCATCACTCATGGTGAGCGCAAAGTCGGCGCGGGGCGGAATCAGTTTCATGACGAAATATTTCTTGTCCATGGCGGTGGTGTTTTTTTGTTTAGTAAGATACGCATGGAGTAGAAAAACTTTGCTCGCCTTTGACGTAAAAAATTCGTGAAGCTCAGCCCTAAAGGCTACTCACACCACGTTGTCGGCGCGCAGGAGGGTGAAGGAAATGGTGGTGCCTTTTCCTTCGGTGGAAGAGATAAAGAACACGCCGTGGTTGTATTGAATAAAATCGCGGCACAGCAACAGTCCGAGCCCGGTGCCCTTCTCTCCCTTTGTGCCGCGGGTGCTCTCTATTTTGTCGCCGCGCAGGAGGCGTTCCACCCGCTCGGCGCTGATACCCGGCCCCTGATCGGCAACGCTGATGCGAATGTGGTGCTCTTCGGGTGTCACGTTGATGCGGATGGTTGAGTGGTCGGGGCTAAATTTTATGGCGTTGTTAACCAGGTTACGCAGGATGATCCGGATGTGGTCGCGATCGGCCCGCACCAGGGCTTCCCGCAAATCGCCCGCCTCGATCCGAATGTGTTTTGCCGCCGCGAGCGACGCCAACTGGATGACTTCTTCCACCAGGGTCTCCACGTGGAACACCACCGGGTTAGGCACGATACCTTGTTGTTGCGAAGTTACCCAATGCAAAACCTCCTCCAACATCTTGTAGGTGGTGTCAACATCCAGGCGTAGGTGTTCGGAGACCCGTTGAAATTCCTCTTGTGACAAGTGTTTGCTCTTTAGCAGTGACATCACCGAACTCAAATTTCCCACGGGGCCACGCAAATCGTGCGACAGCACCGACAGAAGTTTGTCTTTTGTTCCATTCAGTTCGGCCAGTTTGCTGGCCTGCTCTTCGATTTCCATCTTTTGACTTTCGATGGTGACGTTGCGGACCAGCAGCTCATTGTTTTGACTTTTGAAGATCTCCGTTTCACGTTCCTGCTGCATTTTAGTGAACGTGATCTTCATCAACTCCTCATGCACCTGTTGATATTGTGTGACCACTCCCAACGAGAGAATGAGGCTTTGGAGCAGAAAGGAAACGCCGGCCAACAGGTTGAGCCCCGTCACCGTGAGCCATCCCATCTCATTGGCGACGATCAATAGCGCCACCAATACCGGCGCCGCGAACGAGAAAAGGAAATAGCGCGCGGGCTGGAAATTTTGCCGGAAGAAGGCTACGCCGGCGTACACGGCAATCGTCAGAACGCTAACAATGTTATAGAGCAGGATCAGGTTGGAGTTCAACGTCAGGTTGACGGGGATCGTGATGATGCAGACCAATGAGAAGATCATCAGACTGATGAACGCCCTTTTCCAACCGAGTGATTTCTTCCGGATATCAAAAAATGAAAACGCAAACCACAGCAACGACAACGGTGCAAAAACAAAATACAATTGATTGGCAGCTGAATTTAAAAACAAGCGCGGAAACGTCTCTCCGAAATAGAACGACAAAAATTGCCCGTTCACCATGAAGTACATGCAAAAGAGATACAGGCAAAACCACATGTAGTTGCGATCGCCCAGAAAAAGGAAAAGTGTGAGGCTGGTTAAAAAAATGATCAGCAGCCCGCCCGTGATAAAGAACGACAGGTGCGAATTGGTTTGAATGAGGGCATCTACATCGGCTTTTTGTTCCAGAAAAATAGCGAGAGGTTGTGCATCGCCTTGAATGGGGTCTACCCGGAGATAGATCACGCTATCGGTGGGGTGAATCGAAAAACAGATGTTCATGAAACGGCGTGGAACGGATCGCGTGGAGGGAGGCGTGTTCCTGCCGTTTTGTTGGTGGACCGTTTCGCCAGAACGAAAGAGGTAAAGATGAATGATCTCCTCCACCCGGGTGGTGGTGCAATACTCACCGGGCGGAATACCGGGTGGAATCTTCAATTTTACCCAGGTAGGAAATTGATTCGACAAACGGTTCTGCGCTGTAAATCGGTGTTGTACGCTGAGCGACGTCATGCTGTCGGGCGTGAGCGTGTTTGCGCTGTCAGAGAGGAAACCGGCGCCGGTGATGAGGGAAACCCGGAAAGCAGTGGATTCGCGTGCCTGGGCGCTGCTTTCCAAAGCCCAAACCATGATCACTCCAAAAACAACTATACAAACCCAACGCATGGAGCAAATAAAATAAATAAAGGGCTGCCTTCATAGGCCCATCCAATTCCTGCAGCACCCAAGCAAGGAAAAGTCCCAAAACGTCGTTTCTTCTTTTTTCCGGACAACCATTTTATT carries:
- a CDS encoding YciI family protein, yielding MDKKYFVMKLIPPRADFALTMSDAERNVMLQHIEYWKPSLENGKLLVYGPVLDPKGVWGLAIVCVESEDEARALMSKDPALTINTYEMYPMRASVKQ
- a CDS encoding sensor histidine kinase, whose translation is MVWALESSAQARESTAFRVSLITGAGFLSDSANTLTPDSMTSLSVQHRFTAQNRLSNQFPTWVKLKIPPGIPPGEYCTTTRVEEIIHLYLFRSGETVHQQNGRNTPPSTRSVPRRFMNICFSIHPTDSVIYLRVDPIQGDAQPLAIFLEQKADVDALIQTNSHLSFFITGGLLIIFLTSLTLFLFLGDRNYMWFCLYLFCMYFMVNGQFLSFYFGETFPRLFLNSAANQLYFVFAPLSLLWFAFSFFDIRKKSLGWKRAFISLMIFSLVCIITIPVNLTLNSNLILLYNIVSVLTIAVYAGVAFFRQNFQPARYFLFSFAAPVLVALLIVANEMGWLTVTGLNLLAGVSFLLQSLILSLGVVTQYQQVHEELMKITFTKMQQERETEIFKSQNNELLVRNVTIESQKMEIEEQASKLAELNGTKDKLLSVLSHDLRGPVGNLSSVMSLLKSKHLSQEEFQRVSEHLRLDVDTTYKMLEEVLHWVTSQQQGIVPNPVVFHVETLVEEVIQLASLAAAKHIRIEAGDLREALVRADRDHIRIILRNLVNNAIKFSPDHSTIRINVTPEEHHIRISVADQGPGISAERVERLLRGDKIESTRGTKGEKGTGLGLLLCRDFIQYNHGVFFISSTEGKGTTISFTLLRADNVV